One Alicyclobacillus acidoterrestris DNA window includes the following coding sequences:
- a CDS encoding UvrB/UvrC motif-containing protein has protein sequence MLCERCHERAATVHVTKIVNGEKTGYHLCEQCAKEQGEIMNPFVAGNAFDFNKLLSGLLNMESSPGYTPTQVNQLRCSTCGMTYNQFTQLGRFGCPDCYDNFASRLEPLLRRIQTGNSHSGKVPTKSGEKIQQQRRLEALRRELQQAVAEENFERAAELRDEIRTLEQNAGE, from the coding sequence ATGCTTTGTGAACGATGTCACGAGCGGGCTGCGACCGTACATGTGACCAAAATCGTAAATGGAGAAAAGACAGGGTACCACTTATGCGAGCAGTGTGCCAAGGAGCAGGGTGAAATTATGAACCCGTTCGTCGCTGGCAATGCGTTTGATTTTAACAAGCTCCTGAGCGGGCTTTTGAATATGGAGTCCTCCCCTGGGTATACGCCGACGCAAGTGAACCAATTGCGTTGTTCGACGTGTGGGATGACATATAATCAATTCACCCAACTTGGGCGCTTTGGCTGTCCCGATTGCTACGACAACTTCGCGAGTCGGTTGGAGCCTTTGTTGCGGCGGATCCAAACAGGAAATAGCCATTCCGGAAAAGTGCCGACCAAGTCCGGAGAGAAGATTCAGCAGCAGCGTCGGCTAGAAGCCCTTCGCCGTGAACTGCAACAGGCGGTGGCCGAAGAGAATTTTGAGCGGGCCGCAGAGCTCCGGGATGAGATACGGACGCTTGAGCAGAATGCGGGAGAATAG
- a CDS encoding ATP-dependent Clp protease ATP-binding subunit, producing the protein MYARFTERAQKVLALAQEEATRLHHPGVGTEHILLGLVREGEGIAARALQMLGVQADKVQQEVERIIGQGQGQSTAMTYTPRAKKVIELSIDEARKLNHTYVGTEHILLGLIREGEGVAARVLANMNVSLNKARQQVLQLLGGDAAEMVGDKDSAAGTPTLDGLARDLTQMARDGKLDPVIGRATEIERVIQVLSRRTKNNPVLIGEPGVGKTAIAEGLAQRIVAGDIPETLRSKRVMVLDMGTVVAGTKYRGEFEDRLKKIMDEIRQAGNIILFIDELHTLIGAGGAEGAIDASNILKPALARGELQCIGATTLDEYRKHIEKDAALERRFQPITVDQPSPEEALEILKGLRDRYEAHHRVKITDEALEAAVRLSERYISDRFLPDKAIDLIDEAGSRVRLRTHTAPPNLKDLEQKLEKVRSEKDAAVQGQEFELAANLRDQEQKIKQELEQLKEQWQQTQQHDDVRVTAEDIAHVVAAWTGVPVKQLAQEESERLLNMENVLHNRVIGQNEAVEAVSRAIRRARAGLKDPKRPIGSFIFLGPTGVGKTELARALAESIFGDEDAMIRIDMSEFMERHSTSRLVGSPPGYVGYDEGGQLTEKVRRKPYSVVLLDEVEKAHPEVFNILLQVLDDGRLTDGKGRTVDFRNTVIIMTSNVGAEELRKGGSVGFKPDNASQYNDMKEKVMQDLKRTFRPEFINRIDEIIVFHPLDEGQIGQIVELMVKDLQKRLSEQDIQFTLTDEAKAFLAKEGFDPQYGARPLKRAIQRHIEDKLSEALLSGSVTRGDTVLLGLEGNELKVVQKAQTATQA; encoded by the coding sequence ATGTACGCACGATTTACGGAACGAGCTCAAAAGGTCCTCGCGCTAGCCCAAGAAGAGGCGACGCGCCTTCACCATCCTGGCGTCGGTACGGAACACATTTTGCTCGGCCTCGTTCGCGAGGGCGAGGGAATTGCTGCACGCGCACTGCAGATGCTTGGCGTCCAAGCGGATAAAGTACAACAGGAAGTGGAGCGCATTATCGGGCAGGGGCAAGGGCAGTCCACTGCGATGACCTATACGCCGCGGGCGAAGAAGGTCATCGAGTTGTCCATCGATGAAGCGCGGAAGCTCAATCATACTTATGTGGGGACGGAGCACATCCTGCTCGGCCTCATTCGCGAGGGAGAAGGCGTTGCGGCGCGTGTGCTCGCGAATATGAACGTGAGTTTGAACAAGGCCCGCCAGCAGGTTCTGCAACTGCTTGGTGGCGATGCTGCGGAAATGGTGGGCGACAAGGACAGCGCGGCAGGTACGCCGACCTTGGACGGATTGGCGCGCGATTTGACGCAGATGGCGCGGGATGGCAAGCTCGATCCGGTGATTGGACGTGCGACCGAGATCGAACGGGTGATTCAGGTGCTGTCCCGGCGCACGAAGAACAACCCCGTGCTCATTGGCGAACCTGGCGTCGGTAAGACGGCGATTGCCGAGGGCTTGGCTCAACGCATTGTCGCGGGAGACATCCCAGAGACGCTGCGCAGCAAGCGGGTGATGGTGCTCGACATGGGGACGGTCGTCGCTGGGACGAAATACCGCGGCGAGTTTGAGGATAGACTCAAGAAAATCATGGATGAAATTCGTCAGGCGGGCAATATCATCCTGTTTATCGACGAATTGCACACGCTGATTGGCGCGGGTGGCGCAGAAGGTGCGATTGACGCGTCCAACATCCTGAAGCCCGCACTTGCCCGTGGGGAGCTGCAGTGTATTGGCGCTACGACGCTTGATGAATATCGCAAGCATATTGAAAAGGACGCGGCGCTCGAACGTCGGTTCCAGCCGATCACGGTTGATCAACCCTCTCCGGAAGAGGCTTTGGAGATTCTCAAGGGATTGCGGGATAGGTACGAGGCGCACCATCGCGTGAAGATCACGGACGAGGCGCTGGAGGCTGCTGTTCGCTTGTCGGAGCGATATATCTCGGATAGATTTTTGCCGGATAAGGCGATTGACTTGATTGACGAAGCGGGATCCCGCGTGCGGTTGCGCACGCATACGGCACCGCCGAATTTGAAAGACCTTGAGCAGAAGCTCGAAAAAGTTCGCAGCGAGAAGGATGCGGCGGTACAGGGACAAGAGTTTGAACTGGCGGCGAACCTTCGCGACCAAGAGCAAAAGATTAAGCAGGAACTCGAGCAACTGAAGGAACAGTGGCAGCAGACGCAGCAGCATGATGACGTTCGTGTCACCGCAGAAGACATCGCGCACGTCGTGGCTGCGTGGACGGGCGTGCCGGTGAAGCAGCTGGCGCAGGAGGAGTCCGAACGACTACTCAATATGGAGAATGTCCTGCACAATCGCGTGATTGGCCAGAACGAGGCCGTCGAGGCCGTCTCTCGCGCGATTCGTCGGGCGCGCGCTGGGCTGAAGGATCCCAAGCGTCCGATTGGCTCTTTTATCTTCCTAGGCCCGACAGGCGTTGGGAAGACGGAATTGGCTCGCGCGTTGGCAGAGTCTATCTTCGGTGACGAGGACGCGATGATTCGCATTGATATGTCCGAGTTCATGGAGAGGCATTCGACGTCGCGGCTCGTCGGATCGCCTCCGGGATATGTAGGGTACGACGAAGGCGGACAGTTGACGGAAAAGGTGCGCCGGAAGCCTTACTCTGTGGTTCTCTTAGATGAAGTTGAAAAGGCACACCCTGAGGTGTTCAACATCCTGTTGCAGGTGCTCGACGATGGGCGATTGACCGATGGCAAAGGGCGTACGGTCGATTTCCGCAACACCGTCATCATCATGACGTCGAACGTCGGTGCGGAGGAGTTGCGCAAGGGTGGCAGCGTCGGATTTAAGCCCGATAACGCAAGCCAATACAACGACATGAAAGAGAAAGTCATGCAGGATTTGAAGCGGACGTTCCGGCCGGAGTTTATCAACCGGATCGACGAAATTATTGTCTTCCATCCGCTCGACGAGGGTCAAATTGGCCAGATTGTCGAATTGATGGTAAAAGACTTGCAAAAACGCCTCAGTGAACAAGACATTCAGTTCACGTTGACGGATGAGGCGAAGGCCTTCCTTGCAAAAGAGGGATTCGACCCGCAGTACGGCGCTCGTCCTCTGAAACGCGCAATTCAGCGCCACATTGAGGATAAACTGTCGGAGGCGCTGCTTTCTGGCAGTGTGACGCGCGGTGATACTGTGCTGCTTGGGTTGGAAGGCAATGAGCTGAAGGTCGTGCAAAAGGCACAGACTGCGACACAGGCGTGA
- the radA gene encoding DNA repair protein RadA, which yields MAKTKTQYVCGACGHVEIKWMGRCPGCGEWNTLIEETVAPVRTGPVTGVRMQPMPIESIPPQTEQRVRTGLAECDFVLGGGIVPGSLMLIGGDPGIGKSTLLLQLSQSIATQNKRVLYVSGEESANQIRLRAERLGTVHQNLYVLAETDLDLVVESATALKPDFLIIDSIQTVFRPSLTSAPGSVAQVRECTGVLLRLAKQQNIATFIVGHVTKDGAIAGPRMLEHMVDAVLYFEGERHHMYRVLRAVKNRFGSTNELAVFEMHDDGLREVSNPSLLFLSERDRAVPGSAVVAAMEGRRPLLLEVQALVAPTGFGTPRRMSTGADHSRVSMLLAVLERRLGLQVQASDAYVNVAGGVRVDEPAVDLGIALALVSSHRDRPLAAGDLYIGEVGLTGEVRTVTRLAERLREAHKLGFTRCFIPAGQSLSETFSGLEIVPIKSLQDAIQRAF from the coding sequence TTGGCAAAGACGAAGACCCAATATGTCTGTGGGGCCTGTGGACATGTTGAAATCAAATGGATGGGCCGCTGTCCGGGGTGCGGCGAGTGGAACACATTAATCGAGGAGACCGTTGCACCTGTGCGCACGGGGCCTGTGACTGGCGTTCGCATGCAACCCATGCCGATTGAATCGATTCCACCGCAGACCGAGCAGCGCGTTCGAACCGGATTGGCTGAGTGTGATTTTGTTCTCGGCGGAGGGATTGTACCGGGGTCTTTAATGCTCATTGGCGGGGACCCTGGAATTGGCAAGTCCACACTTCTGCTTCAATTGTCGCAATCGATTGCGACTCAAAATAAACGGGTATTGTATGTATCTGGAGAGGAATCGGCCAATCAGATTCGGTTGCGCGCCGAACGACTGGGCACCGTTCATCAAAACCTATACGTATTAGCTGAAACGGATTTGGACTTAGTCGTGGAATCGGCCACGGCGCTAAAACCGGATTTTTTGATTATCGATTCGATTCAAACGGTATTTCGTCCGTCGCTGACGTCTGCTCCTGGAAGTGTCGCACAGGTACGGGAATGCACGGGTGTGCTTTTGCGCCTGGCGAAACAGCAAAATATCGCGACATTCATTGTTGGGCACGTGACAAAAGATGGCGCGATAGCGGGGCCGCGAATGCTTGAGCACATGGTGGATGCGGTACTATACTTTGAGGGCGAACGTCATCATATGTATAGAGTGTTGCGGGCGGTGAAGAACCGCTTTGGGTCCACCAACGAGCTGGCCGTATTTGAGATGCACGACGACGGACTGCGCGAGGTGTCGAATCCATCGCTGCTCTTTTTATCGGAGCGTGACAGGGCGGTCCCTGGGTCTGCCGTGGTCGCCGCCATGGAGGGGAGACGGCCGCTGTTATTAGAAGTGCAGGCGCTCGTGGCACCTACTGGCTTTGGCACACCGCGACGGATGTCCACAGGGGCAGACCACTCGCGAGTCAGTATGCTGTTAGCGGTGCTCGAACGCCGCCTCGGGCTACAAGTGCAGGCTTCGGATGCCTACGTCAACGTCGCGGGCGGCGTGCGGGTGGATGAACCTGCCGTAGATCTTGGCATTGCTCTCGCGCTCGTGTCGAGTCACCGCGATAGGCCGCTTGCCGCAGGTGATCTCTATATTGGCGAAGTGGGCTTGACCGGTGAGGTGCGCACGGTGACACGCTTGGCGGAGCGGCTTCGCGAAGCCCATAAACTTGGGTTTACCCGTTGTTTCATACCGGCGGGCCAGTCGCTTTCGGAGACGTTTTCGGGACTTGAAATCGTTCCAATCAAATCGCTGCAGGATGCCATACAACGCGCCTTTTGA
- a CDS encoding PIN/TRAM domain-containing protein: MLKKVVHLFFAVIGVVLGYTFGPDLFTRVFHLNSNLFITHKWFGAAIGGALFILATISLVNYVSTLLRWVEERLKSAPLADILGGTIGMVIGLVVAYLLSPEVRSIPVVGVPVQFFVSIFFAYLGLRIGFTKREELLNLFAGKISLKDRGDKEKDKDKKAALRPGEAKLLDTSVIIDGRIADLVETGFLDGVLIIASFVLEELQHIADSSDVLKRNRGRRGLDVLNRIQKELKAPVQIVEIDFDDIQEVDSKLVRLAKQMHGKVMTNDFNLNKVCELQGVPVLNINDLANALKPVVLPGEELHVQVIKDGKEYNQGVAYLDDGTMIVIEGGREYIGGMLSVLVTSVLQTSAGRMIFAKPKLLERAL, encoded by the coding sequence ATGTTAAAAAAGGTTGTTCATCTGTTTTTTGCGGTCATCGGGGTAGTCCTCGGTTATACGTTTGGCCCGGACTTATTCACACGTGTTTTTCATCTCAATTCTAATTTGTTTATCACGCACAAGTGGTTTGGGGCCGCAATTGGTGGTGCGCTGTTCATTTTGGCGACCATCTCCCTCGTGAACTATGTTTCAACGCTCTTGCGCTGGGTGGAAGAGCGGTTGAAGAGTGCTCCCCTCGCGGACATTCTCGGTGGTACCATTGGGATGGTTATCGGGTTGGTCGTGGCCTACCTGTTGTCTCCAGAGGTTCGCTCGATTCCAGTCGTAGGGGTGCCGGTTCAATTCTTTGTCAGTATCTTTTTTGCATATCTCGGTCTGAGGATTGGTTTTACCAAGCGAGAGGAACTGCTGAATTTGTTTGCAGGAAAGATTTCGCTGAAGGACCGGGGCGATAAAGAGAAAGATAAAGACAAGAAAGCGGCTTTGCGGCCAGGTGAGGCAAAGTTGCTAGATACCTCCGTCATTATCGACGGGCGGATTGCAGACCTCGTGGAGACAGGATTTTTGGACGGCGTGCTGATTATCGCCTCGTTTGTCCTCGAAGAATTGCAGCATATCGCGGATTCCTCCGATGTGCTCAAGCGCAACCGTGGACGTCGCGGGCTCGATGTACTGAATCGGATTCAAAAGGAATTGAAGGCGCCGGTTCAAATTGTCGAAATCGACTTTGACGATATTCAAGAAGTGGATTCCAAGTTGGTTCGCCTCGCGAAGCAAATGCACGGCAAAGTCATGACCAATGACTTCAATCTCAATAAAGTGTGCGAACTGCAGGGTGTTCCAGTGTTGAATATCAACGATTTGGCGAACGCGCTGAAACCTGTGGTCTTGCCTGGTGAAGAGTTGCACGTACAAGTCATCAAGGACGGCAAGGAGTATAATCAGGGTGTCGCCTATCTGGATGACGGTACGATGATTGTCATCGAAGGCGGGCGCGAGTATATTGGCGGGATGTTGTCCGTGCTCGTCACAAGTGTGTTGCAGACATCTGCTGGGCGTATGATTTTTGCGAAGCCTAAACTTCTTGAGCGCGCTTTGTAA
- a CDS encoding CtsR family transcriptional regulator, whose protein sequence is MPNNISDIIEQYLKRILEESDVGVVEIQRSELAELFNCVPSQINYVISTRFTTDHGYVVESKRGGGGYIRIREIKLDPEHTLLTLLRNWPSELSQATSEALIERLMRESWLTKREAVMLENMLRREVVNVDLPLRDRLRSRLLYTAVQVIATYDNEDH, encoded by the coding sequence ATGCCGAATAACATATCAGATATTATTGAGCAATATCTTAAGCGCATCCTTGAAGAGAGTGATGTTGGCGTTGTCGAGATTCAGCGCAGTGAGTTGGCCGAATTGTTCAATTGCGTGCCGTCGCAGATAAACTACGTCATCAGTACTCGGTTTACGACGGATCACGGCTATGTCGTCGAGTCCAAACGTGGTGGCGGAGGATATATTCGAATCCGCGAAATCAAGTTGGATCCCGAGCATACTCTGTTGACCTTGTTGAGGAATTGGCCGAGTGAGTTGAGTCAGGCGACATCGGAGGCGCTCATTGAACGGTTAATGCGCGAATCTTGGCTGACGAAGCGGGAAGCTGTCATGTTGGAGAATATGCTGCGGAGAGAAGTGGTCAATGTGGATTTGCCACTGCGTGACCGTTTGAGATCGCGTCTGCTATACACAGCAGTTCAAGTCATCGCAACGTATGACAACGAGGACCACTGA
- the disA gene encoding DNA integrity scanning diadenylate cyclase DisA, with product MDVTVNKILRMVAPGTVLREGIENILRAKTGGLIVVGATEKVQSIMDGGFTIHCELTPSQLYELAKMDGAIIISDDLKRILYANTNLNPDHTIPTSETGTRHRTAERVARESGQLVICISQRRNVITLYQGQFKYVLRDISVILTKANQAMQTLEKYKTVLDQELTDLSALEFEEAVSLDEVTTVLQRFETVLRIKAEIRRYITELGSEGRLVTMQLEELVANVDEQAYLLVKDYLHSEMDATPHHVLSTLHNMSADELLDGTLVAKALGYQPSVNLLEEVVPSRGYRLLNRISRLPQPVIENLVEHFGILTNILAASVDDLDEVEGVGTVRARVIRDGLNRIQEQVLIDRHL from the coding sequence ATGGACGTGACTGTCAACAAGATTCTGCGGATGGTCGCGCCGGGAACCGTGTTGCGTGAGGGCATTGAAAACATTTTGCGTGCCAAGACAGGTGGACTCATCGTCGTCGGCGCTACGGAGAAAGTGCAATCCATTATGGATGGCGGGTTTACGATTCACTGTGAGTTGACGCCTTCTCAATTGTATGAATTGGCGAAGATGGATGGGGCTATCATTATTAGTGATGATTTGAAGCGCATCCTGTACGCCAATACCAACTTGAACCCGGATCACACCATTCCGACGTCGGAGACGGGCACGCGTCATCGCACTGCCGAGCGGGTGGCGCGGGAAAGCGGGCAGTTGGTCATTTGTATTTCCCAACGCCGCAATGTCATCACGTTGTATCAAGGGCAGTTTAAGTACGTGTTGCGCGATATCTCGGTGATCTTGACAAAAGCCAATCAGGCAATGCAAACTCTGGAGAAGTATAAAACGGTCCTCGACCAGGAACTGACCGATTTGAGCGCCCTGGAGTTTGAAGAGGCAGTCTCCCTTGACGAGGTCACCACTGTGCTACAGCGCTTCGAGACGGTGTTGCGGATTAAAGCGGAAATTCGCCGATACATTACCGAACTCGGCAGTGAAGGTCGCTTGGTGACCATGCAGCTGGAGGAATTAGTCGCGAACGTCGACGAGCAGGCGTACCTGCTGGTCAAAGATTACCTGCACAGTGAAATGGATGCCACCCCGCACCACGTGCTGTCGACGCTTCACAACATGAGTGCTGACGAGTTGTTGGATGGCACGTTGGTCGCCAAAGCGCTGGGCTACCAGCCGAGTGTCAATCTGCTGGAGGAAGTTGTCCCTTCCCGTGGCTACCGGTTGCTGAATCGAATTAGCCGGTTGCCGCAGCCTGTGATTGAAAATCTAGTCGAACATTTTGGAATTCTGACGAATATCCTTGCTGCCAGTGTGGATGACCTCGACGAAGTCGAAGGAGTGGGCACCGTTCGGGCGCGCGTCATCCGCGATGGTCTCAATCGTATCCAAGAACAGGTCCTCATTGATCGTCATTTATAG
- a CDS encoding protein arginine kinase — protein sequence MSLSDFLQRAMSRWMRDGGPDDDIVISSRIRVARNIQGYPFPILQTDSHATEVIQLVEQAMSTMSVNQLGNYEMVRCRDLSPLDRQVLVEKHLISPDLAQQDKHGAVVLRDDELVSIMVNEEDHIRIQCILPGMRLKESWQLATSIDDALESKLTYAFHEKYGYLTACPTNVGTGIRASVMMHLPGLALSGSIQRLLSAVSQVGLAVRGIYGEGSESYGNLFQVSNQITLGETEEEIIDNLQSVVAQLIGHERNAREQLLQRNRVQLEDRVSRSFGILAYARRMDSRETLERLSDVRLGIDLGIIQGVSAGILKELMISTQPAFLQKYFNRELSASERDVRRAALIRERLRQDDTEVHG from the coding sequence ATGTCGCTCAGTGATTTTCTGCAGCGGGCAATGAGCAGATGGATGCGCGATGGGGGACCGGATGACGACATCGTGATCAGCAGCCGGATTCGCGTCGCGCGGAACATCCAGGGGTATCCGTTTCCGATTCTGCAGACCGACAGTCATGCCACGGAAGTCATCCAGTTGGTTGAGCAAGCGATGAGCACGATGTCTGTCAACCAGCTCGGAAACTACGAAATGGTGCGCTGTCGAGACTTGTCTCCCCTGGATAGACAAGTGCTTGTGGAAAAGCATTTAATCAGTCCGGACTTGGCGCAACAGGACAAACATGGTGCAGTCGTTCTTCGGGATGACGAATTGGTCAGCATTATGGTCAACGAGGAAGACCACATTCGCATTCAATGTATCCTGCCAGGGATGCGTTTGAAGGAGTCCTGGCAATTGGCCACTTCGATTGACGACGCGTTGGAGAGTAAGCTGACATACGCGTTTCATGAGAAGTACGGGTATTTGACGGCTTGTCCGACCAATGTCGGTACAGGCATCCGGGCCTCCGTGATGATGCATCTGCCGGGATTAGCCTTGTCCGGCAGTATTCAGCGTCTCCTGTCGGCCGTGTCGCAGGTTGGGCTTGCGGTGCGGGGTATTTATGGAGAGGGATCGGAGTCATATGGGAATTTATTCCAAGTATCAAACCAAATCACGCTCGGCGAGACTGAAGAAGAAATCATAGACAACCTGCAGAGCGTAGTCGCCCAGTTGATTGGACACGAACGCAACGCGCGCGAACAACTGTTGCAGCGCAACCGGGTTCAATTAGAGGATAGAGTCAGCAGGTCGTTTGGGATTCTGGCTTACGCGCGGAGGATGGACTCTCGGGAAACGTTAGAGCGCCTATCCGACGTTCGTCTCGGCATTGACCTGGGCATTATCCAGGGTGTGTCTGCAGGGATATTGAAAGAATTGATGATCTCGACTCAGCCGGCCTTCTTACAGAAGTATTTCAACCGCGAATTGTCTGCTTCCGAGCGGGACGTTCGGCGGGCCGCGTTGATTCGCGAACGACTTCGACAAGATGATACGGAGGTGCATGGTTAA
- the pssA gene encoding CDP-diacylglycerol--serine O-phosphatidyltransferase, translating to MFIKSIPSLLTLGNLVIGMVAILMSIHGHFNEAALLVVIGMLLDGLDGRAARLLHAESEFGKQLDSLSDLVTFGVAPAVIMYQVLLSHLGLLGAVLAIWFPICGTLRLARFNVETKSSSYFVGLPITAAGGILATMALTRPVLHPAIVILPLGMFILSVLMVSRVRYPNFKRVAFPKSAVVLVPLFVVIVFCAIKFHFIRANWIIFGVLAIYAVYGMLRGVRRHRIRRARGMSSNDVEMDGEVEPSSPFREM from the coding sequence TTGTTCATCAAGTCTATCCCCAGCTTGTTGACTCTGGGGAATTTGGTCATTGGCATGGTGGCCATCTTGATGTCGATTCACGGGCACTTTAATGAAGCTGCTCTGTTGGTCGTCATCGGCATGCTTCTGGACGGCCTAGACGGGCGTGCAGCCCGGTTGTTGCACGCAGAGAGCGAATTTGGGAAACAACTCGATTCGCTGTCTGACTTAGTCACCTTTGGTGTGGCGCCAGCCGTTATCATGTACCAGGTCCTGTTGTCGCATCTCGGCCTGCTCGGCGCTGTACTGGCTATCTGGTTTCCCATCTGTGGCACGCTGCGGCTCGCTCGTTTCAATGTCGAAACGAAGTCGTCGTCGTATTTTGTGGGACTACCCATTACTGCCGCAGGTGGCATTTTGGCGACAATGGCTTTGACCCGGCCAGTTCTTCATCCGGCCATTGTCATTTTACCGCTGGGTATGTTCATATTGTCTGTATTGATGGTCAGCCGCGTCCGCTATCCAAACTTTAAGCGAGTCGCGTTCCCAAAATCTGCAGTGGTGCTCGTGCCGTTGTTTGTGGTCATCGTCTTTTGCGCGATTAAATTTCATTTCATCCGCGCAAATTGGATCATCTTTGGCGTTCTTGCCATTTACGCGGTCTACGGGATGTTGCGCGGCGTTCGCCGCCATCGTATCCGCCGCGCGCGGGGCATGTCTTCAAACGATGTGGAGATGGATGGAGAGGTCGAACCTTCGAGTCCATTCCGCGAAATGTGA
- a CDS encoding TetR/AcrR family transcriptional regulator, with translation MSSNKQNEIALAAVKLFEQKGYRATSVQDIADAVGLQKGSLYHYITSKEDLLMQIAHQAILQFNQQLQSILAEDISAREKLERMIRAHLTMSIENLETTTVLWREAFSLGEGPQEVIARMSDEYLNLVTQILTEGVANGEFQVAEPRVTALAILGACNWVYRWYQSNGSLDASDISSVFSNLFLNGLLR, from the coding sequence ATGTCCTCGAACAAACAAAATGAAATTGCGCTCGCCGCGGTGAAATTATTTGAGCAAAAAGGCTATCGCGCGACGTCGGTTCAAGATATCGCCGATGCCGTGGGACTGCAAAAAGGCAGCCTATATCACTACATCACATCAAAAGAGGACCTCCTGATGCAAATCGCACATCAGGCGATTCTCCAATTTAACCAGCAACTTCAATCCATCCTCGCCGAAGACATTAGCGCCCGCGAAAAACTCGAGCGGATGATTCGCGCCCATTTGACGATGTCCATCGAGAACCTCGAGACCACAACGGTCCTCTGGCGAGAGGCATTCTCACTAGGTGAAGGCCCCCAAGAGGTCATTGCGCGCATGTCCGACGAGTACCTGAACCTAGTTACACAAATCCTCACCGAAGGCGTCGCAAATGGCGAATTCCAAGTCGCCGAACCCAGAGTGACTGCCCTCGCCATCCTAGGGGCCTGCAACTGGGTCTACCGTTGGTACCAATCAAACGGCTCTCTTGACGCAAGCGATATTTCATCCGTCTTCTCCAACCTCTTTCTAAACGGCCTGCTCCGCTGA
- the ispF gene encoding 2-C-methyl-D-erythritol 2,4-cyclodiphosphate synthase, translating into MMRIGNGFDVHEIVSGRPLVLGGERIPAEFGLLGHSDADVVLHAVMDAMLGALALGDIGHHFPNTDARYKDANSMELLRHVVRLVTEQGYRLCNLDVMVLAEAPKLAPHVTRMRENIAGACGCDVQQVSIKATTMETLGFVGRKEGIAAQAVVLLAPLEGVSSK; encoded by the coding sequence ATGATGAGAATAGGGAACGGTTTTGACGTGCACGAAATCGTCTCCGGCCGACCGCTTGTCTTGGGTGGTGAACGCATTCCTGCGGAGTTCGGATTGTTGGGGCATTCTGATGCGGACGTCGTTTTGCACGCGGTGATGGACGCGATGCTTGGCGCTTTGGCCTTGGGCGACATTGGACATCACTTTCCGAATACAGACGCCCGTTACAAGGATGCAAACAGTATGGAGTTGTTGCGACACGTCGTCCGCCTCGTGACAGAACAGGGATATCGTCTTTGTAACCTAGATGTTATGGTACTTGCTGAAGCGCCGAAACTGGCACCACACGTCACGCGTATGCGGGAGAATATCGCTGGTGCCTGTGGATGCGATGTGCAACAAGTGTCTATCAAGGCGACCACGATGGAGACGCTTGGCTTCGTCGGTCGCAAAGAAGGGATTGCGGCGCAGGCTGTGGTTCTGCTCGCACCATTGGAAGGAGTATCGAGCAAATGA
- a CDS encoding IspD/TarI family cytidylyltransferase, translating into MLFAIVVAAGQGRRMGFKKQFLQLAGRPMWTRSVEAMLAGGAQRVAVVASAEDIPQMRGTLEEVAWNERCAVVQGGPTRHASVAAGMRYIYDTVLEIGLDLREVLVAVHDAARPFVSRDDVIRTYDAARPSGAAILGRSCRDTVKWRTDQYVDHTVPREQLFLAETPQVVRGDLIYSAYLEDSSVESPTDDSALLESLGYRVACVESTAYNGKVTTPADLDYAAWLASKLWGEEGDL; encoded by the coding sequence ATGTTGTTTGCCATCGTCGTGGCGGCAGGCCAGGGTCGGCGGATGGGATTTAAAAAGCAGTTCTTGCAGCTCGCCGGGCGGCCGATGTGGACGAGATCGGTGGAGGCGATGTTGGCCGGCGGCGCCCAACGCGTCGCAGTCGTCGCAAGTGCGGAAGATATACCCCAGATGCGCGGCACGCTGGAGGAAGTTGCGTGGAATGAGCGATGTGCGGTTGTCCAGGGTGGACCGACCCGGCATGCATCCGTCGCGGCAGGTATGCGGTATATCTATGACACTGTGTTGGAAATCGGGCTAGACTTACGAGAGGTCTTGGTCGCAGTGCATGACGCCGCGCGCCCTTTTGTCAGTCGTGACGACGTCATTCGTACATATGATGCGGCGCGCCCTAGTGGTGCAGCCATTCTTGGCAGAAGTTGCAGGGATACGGTAAAGTGGCGCACGGATCAGTATGTCGATCACACGGTTCCCCGCGAGCAATTATTTCTAGCAGAAACACCACAAGTTGTGCGAGGGGACCTCATCTACTCGGCGTATCTCGAAGATTCGTCGGTGGAGTCTCCAACGGACGACAGCGCATTGCTCGAGTCGCTTGGCTATCGTGTGGCCTGCGTGGAGTCTACGGCGTATAACGGAAAGGTGACGACTCCGGCAGATTTGGATTACGCCGCTTGGCTGGCGAGCAAACTGTGGGGAGAGGAAGGAGATTTATGA